Proteins encoded by one window of Salvia splendens isolate huo1 chromosome 5, SspV2, whole genome shotgun sequence:
- the LOC121805994 gene encoding RNA polymerase sigma factor sigE, chloroplastic/mitochondrial-like — MFGADSFGMGFVSVSSSAARTPLEVGVKYLPRESLSRRPIVLSFRKGENKKLALITPREPVALPLETNKGNHKRLRKGKKRPERVNVALTDQASPSTSDLYYNEAAAKLEYIFNQSPTEAVVVDEVKDCRITRRQSRRIRTGETVETEKKTVVRNQKKKESRLTLEKRIALKTKKAGESVASSEKIKHRNQDEFEKTNRLVRDYSASSDLVSLDWKKMKIPPVLPSSEHAWLFKLMQPMKEILQVKESAQKDLGKELTEGELANATNMSTVQMRKQLEVGRAARNKLIKHNLRLVLFVMNKYFQDFASWPRFQDLCQAGVKGLITGIDRFEPKRKFQLSTYSLFWIRHAIIRSMTLSSFTKVSFGLESIRADIHRTKLVLSFELQRLPTKEEIIDRVGISAERYHEVMRAAKPILSLHAKHAVTQEELINGIKDVDGVEGDQRRQPALLRLALDDVLDSLKPKESLVIRQRYGLDGKGDRTLGEIAGNLNISREMVRKHEVKALMKLKHPARVDYLHRYSF, encoded by the exons ATGTTTGGAGCTGACAGTTTTGGCATGGGATTTGTGTCTGTTTCGAGTTCTGCTGCACGAACTCCTTTGGAAGTAGGCGTCAAATATTTGCCTCGTGAATCGTTATCTAGAAGACCAATTGTATTATCATTTCGAAAGGGTGAAAATAAGAAGTTAGCTCTAATTACGCCTAGGGAACCTGTAGCTTTGCCTTTGGAGACAAATAAAGGAAACCATAAGAGATTAAGAAAGGGGAAAAAGCGGCCAGAACGAGTAAATGTGGCTTTAACTGACCAAGCATCTCCGAGTACATCAGATTTGTATTACAATGAAGCCGCTGCAAAGctggagtatatatttaatcaAAGCCCTACAGAGGCTGTCGTTGTTGATGAGGTGAAAGATTGTAGGATAACGAGAAGGCAGTCACGAAGGATAAGGACTGGAGAAACCGTGGAGACGGAGAAAAAAACTGTTGTAAGGAATCAAAAGAAGAAGGAGAGTAGGTTAACTCTTGAGAAGAGGATTGCTCTCAAGACGAAGAAAGCAGGTGAATCCGTTGCGTCATCTGAGAAAATAAAACACAGAAACCAGGACGAATTCGAGAAGACTAATAGGCTTGTTAGGGACTATTCAGCTTCCTCTGACTTGGTTAGCTTAGATTGGAAGAAAATGAAGATCCCTCCGGTTCTTCCTTCGTCTGAGCATGCCTGGCTGTTTAAGCTGATGCAACCTATGAAG GAAATCCTCCAAGTAAAGGAAAGTGCACAGAAGGATTTAGGAAAAGAGCTAACTGAAGGTGAGTTAGCAAATGCAACAAATATGAGTACTGTTCAGATGAGGAAACAATTAGAGGTTGGTCGAGCTGCCAGAAACAAGTTGATCAAG CACAACCTGCGACTTGTCTTGTTCGTCATGAATAAGTATTTTCAAGACTTCGCTAGTTGGCCACGGTTCCAAGACTTGTGTCAAGCTGGTGTAAAGGGTCTCATAACGGGTATTGACCGCTTTGAGCCAAAACGGAAGTTCCAACTCTCAACGTATAGCCTCTTTTGGATTAGGCATGCCATTATTCGTTCCATGACGCTCTCAAGTTTCACAAAGGTGTCTTTTGGCCTTGAGTCG ATCCGAGCTGATATTCACAGAACCAAGCTAGTGTTGTCGTTCGAACTTCAAAGATTGCCAACTAAAGAAGAAATTATAGATCGAGTTGGGATCTCCGCAGAAAGATACCATGAAGTAATGAGGGCAGCAAAGCCTATTCTTTCATTGCATGCAAAGCATGCAGTGACCCAGGAAGAGCTCATCAATGGAATCAAAGACGTAGATGGTGTCGAGGGAGATCAAAGAAGGCAACCTGCGCTTCTCAGGCTTGCTCTAGACGACGTG CTCGATTCTCTGAAGCCGAAGGAGAGTTTAGTGATCAGACAACGGTACGGGCTTGATGGTAAAGGAGATAGAACACTAGGAGAGATTGCAGGAAATCTCAACATTTCTCGGGAAATGGTTAGGAAGCATGAAGTGAAGGCTCTCATGAAGCTCAAGCATCCAGCTCGAGTCGATTACCTTCACCGCTACAGTTTCTAA
- the LOC121802007 gene encoding putative pentatricopeptide repeat-containing protein At3g25970 yields the protein MQIIRLQYISNLRKSQSSISAAWKWKRQLWKETHTDSTVVHTNKAITLSCQNRDLDHARQLFDEMPQRTVVSWNTMITGYYKWNLTTNALGLISLMHHSDVKLNETTFSVSLSVCGRALSLTNGKQLHGLVLKSGYERCKLVGSGLMYLYANSRRISDARKLFDELHEENDLLWSLMLVGYVECDSMAEAEAIFHQMPWRGVVEWTTFISGHVRSEAGCGKALEAFKMMIDGGEADPNEFTLDCVVRGCGKMCDLMNGRVIHGLVVKLGFEDECSICSALVFLYCSCEYVDDAMDVWRYMSCKSVRDSNELIKAYARCGRVEDSKRLFMETPLEILSSTNTMISVYARNGEVEKALDLFEKAKLEGSPISWNSMMSGYIHNDHHEKALDLYLTMCRSSISPTASTFSVLLHACACMGSLQQGRVVHGHLAKTPFSSYVCAGTALIDMYSKCGSIAGARDAFSCISSPNVAAWTALINGHAHHGLGPDAVSSFGLMLERGVTPNAATFVAILSACARAGMFDDGVAIFRSMKEEYGVTPTREHLTCVVELLGRSGLVREAEEFAESMPVAADKIVLTTLLHASWSWMETEVAERAAWRLRALDANSAAACVIMSNVYSGTGKWGKKAEAREAREALKRRGVTKDPGCSWIDISSRSHVFSVGCRNHQNSDMIYATLESLRLNGSSNQD from the exons ATGCAAATAATTCGCCTTCAATATATCTCAAACCTCAGAAAATCGCAATCTTCAATCTCCGCCGCTTGGAAATGGAAGCGCCAGCTGTGGAAAGAGACTCATACAGACTCCACCGTCGTCCACACAAACAAAGCGATAACATTAAGTTGCCAAAACAGAGACCTAGATCATGCCCGCCAACTGTTCGACGAAATGCCCCAACGGACAGTCGTCTCTTGGAACACCATGATCACCGGCTACTACAAATGGAATCTCACCACCAACGCTCTAGGATTAATCTCCCTTATGCATCACTCCGACGTCAAGCTCAACGAGACTACATTTTCCGTTTCACTGAGCGTATGCGGCCGGGCGCTGTCGTTGACAAACGGGAAGCAGCTTCACGGGCTGGTTCTGAAATCCGGGTATGAAAGATGCAAGCTTGTCGGGAGCGGGTTGATGTACTTGTACGCTAATTCTCGCCGTATCAGCGACGCCCGGAAACTGTTTGACGAATTGCACGAAGAAAACGACTTGTTATGGAGTTTGATGCTGGTTGGTTATGTTGAGTGTGACTCAATGGCTGAGGCTGAGGCCATCTTCCATCAAATGCCCTGGCGCGGTGTGGTGGAGTGGACTACCTTTATCTCGGGGCACGTGAGGAGCGAGGCTGGATGCGGGAAGGCGTTGGAGGCGTTCAAGATGATGATTGACGGGGGCGAGGCTGATCCAAATGAGTTCACTTTGGATTGTGTGGTGAGAGGTTGTGGTAAGATGTGTGATCTCATGAATGGAAGGGTGATTCATGGGCTTGTGGTGAAGTTAGGATTTGAAGATGAGTGCTCAATTTGTAGTGCCTTGGTTTTCTTGTATTGTAGCTGTGAATATGTGGATGACGCCATGGATGTTTGGAG GTACATGTCATGTAAATCCGTCAGAGATTCGAATGAGTTGATCAAGGCATATGCAAGGTGTGGTCGAGTTGAGGACTCGAAGAGATTGTTTATGGAGACACCACTCGAAATCCTGAGCTCGACGAACACCATGATCTCTGTGTACGCGAGGAATGGTGAGGTTGAGAAAGCTTTGGATCTTTTCGAGAAAGCGAAGTTGGAAGGAAGCCCGATTAGTTGGAACTCGATGATGTCAGGGTATATCCACAACGATCACCACGAGAAAGCGTTGGATCTCTACCTAACCATGTGTAGATCGTCCATAAGCCCCACTGCGTCCACCTTTTCTGTGTTGCTCCACGCGTGTGCCTGCATGGGGTCTCTTCAGCAGGGGCGAGTGGTTCACGGCCATTTGGCGAAAACTCCGTTCTCCTCCTACGTTTGTGCGGGAACAGCCCTCATCGACATGTATTCAAAGTGTGGAAGCATTGCAGGTGCAAGGGACGCTTTCAGCTGCATCTCTTCGCCCAACGTGGCAGCTTGGACTGCCCTGATCAACGGGCACGCGCACCACGGCCTTGGCCCGGACGCGGTGTCATCATTCGGTCTCATGCTGGAGAGGGGCGTGACGCCAAATGCAGCAACTTTCGTGGCCATCTTGTCTGCTTGTGCGAGAGCAGGTATGTTTGACGATGGAGTGGCAATTTTCCGATCGATGAAGGAAGAATACGGTGTAACGCCAACACGGGAGCACTTAACGTGTGTCGTGGAGCTCCTTGGGCGGTCTGGGCTGGTACGTGAGGCCGAGGAATTTGCGGAGTCGATGCCAGTTGCAGCAGACAAGATTGTGCTGACCACACTGCTGCATGCTAGTTGGTCTTGGATGGAGACGGAGGTGGCGGAACGAGCGGCGTGGAGATTGCGAGCGTTGGATGCGAACTCAGCTGCGGCGTGTGTTATAATGTCGAACGTGTATTCGGGGACAGGGAAGTGGGGGAAGAAGGCGGAGGCGAGGGAGGCGAGGGAGGCTTTGAAACGACGGGGGGTTACGAAGGATCCGGGATGTAGTTGGATTGATATAAGCAGCAGAAGCCATGTCTTCTCTGTTGGCTGTAGAAACCATCAAAATTCTGATATGATATATGCAACTTTAGAGTCTTTGAGATTGAATGGAAGCTCAAATCAAGACTAA
- the LOC121802009 gene encoding polypyrimidine tract-binding protein homolog 2-like isoform X3, whose product MMRVLSVLMCYTWNMPRKYLRWQLIALGERAHVFSAFGFVHKITTFEKTAGFQALVQFSDSETATAAKDALDGRSIPSYLIPELGPCSLRITYSAHTDLSVKFQSHRSRDYTNPMLPVAPSAIDASGQFSVGVDGKKMEPESNVLLASIENMQYAVTLDVLQTVFSSFGPVLKIAMFDKNGGLQALIQYPDVQTAVVAKEALEGHCIYDGGYCKLHLSYSRHTDLSIKVNNDRSRDFTIPNTPVLNSQPSVLGQQPYAGGPGGPSYNGTQYAPGPDPHATGWNPAMPQQMHNYPYGGPPPMGQGAVPPHLQNGQPHSSPMHPYHHQ is encoded by the exons ATGATGCGCGTCTTGTCAGTATTGATGTGCTACACTTG GAACATGCCAAGGAAATATCTTCGATGGCAGCTTATTGCATTGGGAGAAAGGGCACAT GTATTTTCAGCCTTCGGGTTTGTTCATAAAATTACTACTTTTGAGAAGACTGCTGGGTTTCAG GCTCTGGTGCAATTTTCAGATTCAGAGACTGCGACTGCTGCCAAGGATGCCCTTGATGGGAGAAGCATTCCAAG TTATTTGATTCCAGAGCTGGGGCCGTGTTCTCTTAGAATAACATATTCTGCGCATACAGACTTGAGTGTAAAATTCCAGAGCCATCGTAGTAG GGACTACACCAATCCTATGCTCCCTGTTGCTCCGTCAGCTATAGACGCAAGTGGTCAG TTTAGTGTAGGAGTTGATGGGAAAAAAATGGAGCCTGAGAGCAACGTTCTACTTGCTTCCATCGAGAACATGCAATATGCAGTTACCTTAGATGTCTTACAAACG GTCTTTTCATCATTTGGGCCTGTCCTAAAAATTGCCATGTTCGACAAAAATGGTGGTCTTCAAGCATTGATCCAGTATCCAG ATGTCCAGACCGCTGTCGTTGCAAAGGAGGCTTTAGAAGGACATTGCATATACGACGGAGGATACTGCAAGCTTCACCTCTCATATTCTCGCCACACTGATCTTAGTATAAAG GTTAATAATGATAGAAGCAGAGACTTCACCATCCCAAATACTCCAGTCCTAAACTCTCAACCCTCAGTTTTAGGACAACAACCATATGCCGGAGGCCCAGGCGGTCCTTCTTACAACGGAACACAATATGCTCCAGGTCCTGATCCTCATGCAACGGGCTGGAACCCAGCGATGCCTCAGCAAATGCACAACTACCCTTATGGAGGCCCCCCACCAATGGGTCAAGGGGCAGTACCACCTCACCTCCAAAACGGGCAACCACACTCGTCTCCGATGCACCCCTATCATCATCAATAG
- the LOC121802009 gene encoding polypyrimidine tract-binding protein homolog 2-like isoform X1, producing the protein MSSVSSQPQFRYTQPPSKVLHLRNLPWECTEEELVELGKPFGKVVNTKCNVGANRNQAFIEFAELNQAIAMISYYASSSEPAQVRGKTVYLQYSNRQEIVNNKTTADVAGNVLLVTIEGNDARLVSIDVLHLVFSAFGFVHKITTFEKTAGFQALVQFSDSETATAAKDALDGRSIPSYLIPELGPCSLRITYSAHTDLSVKFQSHRSRDYTNPMLPVAPSAIDASGQFSVGVDGKKMEPESNVLLASIENMQYAVTLDVLQTVFSSFGPVLKIAMFDKNGGLQALIQYPDVQTAVVAKEALEGHCIYDGGYCKLHLSYSRHTDLSIKVNNDRSRDFTIPNTPVLNSQPSVLGQQPYAGGPGGPSYNGTQYAPGPDPHATGWNPAMPQQMHNYPYGGPPPMGQGAVPPHLQNGQPHSSPMHPYHHQ; encoded by the exons ATGTCATCAGTTTCCAGTCAACCGCAGTTTCGGTACACCCAACCTCCGTCCAAGGTTCTCCATTTAAGGAACTTGCCATGGGAATGTACCGAAGAGGAATTAGTCGAGCTGGGGAAGCCATTTGGGAAGGTTGTCAACACAAAGTGTAATGTTGGAGCAAATAGGAACCAAGCTTTTATTGAGTTT GCGGAACTTAATCAAGCTATTGCTATGATATCGTATTACGCATCATCATCTGAGCCTGCTCAGGTACGAGGGAAAACCGTCTACCTACAATATTCAAACAGGCAAGAAATAGTGAACAACAAGACTACTGCAGATGTTGCTGGAAATGTACTCTTGGTAACAATTGAGGGAAATGATGCGCGTCTTGTCAGTATTGATGTGCTACACTTG GTATTTTCAGCCTTCGGGTTTGTTCATAAAATTACTACTTTTGAGAAGACTGCTGGGTTTCAG GCTCTGGTGCAATTTTCAGATTCAGAGACTGCGACTGCTGCCAAGGATGCCCTTGATGGGAGAAGCATTCCAAG TTATTTGATTCCAGAGCTGGGGCCGTGTTCTCTTAGAATAACATATTCTGCGCATACAGACTTGAGTGTAAAATTCCAGAGCCATCGTAGTAG GGACTACACCAATCCTATGCTCCCTGTTGCTCCGTCAGCTATAGACGCAAGTGGTCAG TTTAGTGTAGGAGTTGATGGGAAAAAAATGGAGCCTGAGAGCAACGTTCTACTTGCTTCCATCGAGAACATGCAATATGCAGTTACCTTAGATGTCTTACAAACG GTCTTTTCATCATTTGGGCCTGTCCTAAAAATTGCCATGTTCGACAAAAATGGTGGTCTTCAAGCATTGATCCAGTATCCAG ATGTCCAGACCGCTGTCGTTGCAAAGGAGGCTTTAGAAGGACATTGCATATACGACGGAGGATACTGCAAGCTTCACCTCTCATATTCTCGCCACACTGATCTTAGTATAAAG GTTAATAATGATAGAAGCAGAGACTTCACCATCCCAAATACTCCAGTCCTAAACTCTCAACCCTCAGTTTTAGGACAACAACCATATGCCGGAGGCCCAGGCGGTCCTTCTTACAACGGAACACAATATGCTCCAGGTCCTGATCCTCATGCAACGGGCTGGAACCCAGCGATGCCTCAGCAAATGCACAACTACCCTTATGGAGGCCCCCCACCAATGGGTCAAGGGGCAGTACCACCTCACCTCCAAAACGGGCAACCACACTCGTCTCCGATGCACCCCTATCATCATCAATAG
- the LOC121802009 gene encoding polypyrimidine tract-binding protein homolog 2-like isoform X2, whose translation MMRVLSVLMCYTCRNMPRKYLRWQLIALGERAHVFSAFGFVHKITTFEKTAGFQALVQFSDSETATAAKDALDGRSIPSYLIPELGPCSLRITYSAHTDLSVKFQSHRSRDYTNPMLPVAPSAIDASGQFSVGVDGKKMEPESNVLLASIENMQYAVTLDVLQTVFSSFGPVLKIAMFDKNGGLQALIQYPDVQTAVVAKEALEGHCIYDGGYCKLHLSYSRHTDLSIKVNNDRSRDFTIPNTPVLNSQPSVLGQQPYAGGPGGPSYNGTQYAPGPDPHATGWNPAMPQQMHNYPYGGPPPMGQGAVPPHLQNGQPHSSPMHPYHHQ comes from the exons ATGATGCGCGTCTTGTCAGTATTGATGTGCTACACTTG CAGGAACATGCCAAGGAAATATCTTCGATGGCAGCTTATTGCATTGGGAGAAAGGGCACAT GTATTTTCAGCCTTCGGGTTTGTTCATAAAATTACTACTTTTGAGAAGACTGCTGGGTTTCAG GCTCTGGTGCAATTTTCAGATTCAGAGACTGCGACTGCTGCCAAGGATGCCCTTGATGGGAGAAGCATTCCAAG TTATTTGATTCCAGAGCTGGGGCCGTGTTCTCTTAGAATAACATATTCTGCGCATACAGACTTGAGTGTAAAATTCCAGAGCCATCGTAGTAG GGACTACACCAATCCTATGCTCCCTGTTGCTCCGTCAGCTATAGACGCAAGTGGTCAG TTTAGTGTAGGAGTTGATGGGAAAAAAATGGAGCCTGAGAGCAACGTTCTACTTGCTTCCATCGAGAACATGCAATATGCAGTTACCTTAGATGTCTTACAAACG GTCTTTTCATCATTTGGGCCTGTCCTAAAAATTGCCATGTTCGACAAAAATGGTGGTCTTCAAGCATTGATCCAGTATCCAG ATGTCCAGACCGCTGTCGTTGCAAAGGAGGCTTTAGAAGGACATTGCATATACGACGGAGGATACTGCAAGCTTCACCTCTCATATTCTCGCCACACTGATCTTAGTATAAAG GTTAATAATGATAGAAGCAGAGACTTCACCATCCCAAATACTCCAGTCCTAAACTCTCAACCCTCAGTTTTAGGACAACAACCATATGCCGGAGGCCCAGGCGGTCCTTCTTACAACGGAACACAATATGCTCCAGGTCCTGATCCTCATGCAACGGGCTGGAACCCAGCGATGCCTCAGCAAATGCACAACTACCCTTATGGAGGCCCCCCACCAATGGGTCAAGGGGCAGTACCACCTCACCTCCAAAACGGGCAACCACACTCGTCTCCGATGCACCCCTATCATCATCAATAG